The genomic region CCTGCTACAAAGTCTCGTCAGCAGGATGTTTGTTACAGTTGTGCAATCCCTTAATTTTAAGAAAAATATCAACTGTATttgtcccaaaggaaattattttgccagagtactaaAACAGTAAcggtaaacagtgaacaatgagcattttttaaaagacatttgcacaagaggtTCAGCATTATTGCACATAACTGCAAGCAActgaataactttaaaaaaaaaaaaaataggtgacTTGAACTTAAAAGAACATACGAAAATAAATTTTGTGCAAGAAACGTTAGCAGAAAAACTAATCTGCTCATGATGAAGTTAGCTTTGCTCATTATCTGTTAGCTGCTTGGGGGAATTGTGTCCAGCACAGCAGAAATCTCTTTTACAATAAATCCAGTGTTGCGGGAAAGCAGTGCCGCTCACTGCTTTTAACTGACAATCGGAGATCGCAAAGTAATCGCTACTTCTGTGTCACAAAACCCCTTCCTGAAGCAAAATCTCCCTCGGTGAATGTAGCATATTCCCCAGCTCTAATTTACAACATCGTGAGTGGAAATTTTCTGCTGAGTGCTCAATATGGGATGTATATGCTGAGGTTTTCAAGCACTAGAGCACTTTAGCCCCATGCTGAATGAATAGCTGACCCCCCTCACCCCCATGCCAAAAAATACAAAGACATCACAAGCGATATTGAAAGACAATATCATTCTCAATCTTTTGTGTACAGGATCTGTCTCCTGCCACTCACCTTAGTTCCGTAGTCAGACCTTTTATCTCTCCCTCTCGTCAGCTAGCATTGCTGCATTTGTCGCTTTAAAGCTACGCCCGATTGCACAAAGGAGCGCATGCCAGCGTGAACACATCTTTAATTGTACACCCTGCCTGATGGAAATTAAATCACACTCAAGAAATAATGACCAGGATTAGGCCAAGATTCAGGGTCAAGAGCGGTTATTCAGCTAGCTGTTGACTCTCCGGCCCACCGCTCTGAGTCGTGTTCGAGTTAATGATGTGTGTTTTTGCATATGAATGCGCTCCTGCTCGATTCATCAAACCTAATTGTGTACGCGTGACAGCGCCGCTCGCTACTTATGAAACCATTACGTTAAGGTTGAGAACGTAGCTTGACATTTATATTGACGAGACTGAAAAGCCGCACATGAAAAAAGGACGTTCATATTCCTCGGACCCCTCTGGGAAGCGTAGAGCAACGTAaaacaggcagtgcttaattaTTGCTTGCCTCcagattttttcttctttttgaagTGGCAGCTTTCAACTGAGGAGAACATTGGGGGGTTTTATATATAGCGCATAACGTGGTATCCAAAAAACTGCAAGCAAAAGGAAATAAGATGAAGGGTAGTGCTAATTGAAAGGCGTGCAGAAGACTTCTTTAAAGGATATCCACAGAGTAGCTGAGATTAACTGAGATTgggtttcttttttaaatatggaCATTCTACTCTGGTATTTAAAATTGCTTAGTTAGGAGCATGTTTGCATGAGATTTACTGGTGAATGTGTTTTTCTTTCAGACAACAACCTACCTCCTGGATCACAGGACCCACGATGGTCTAAAACATCAACAGTCTCAAAAGTCCTCGAGAACAATGGGTGTACTCTGAAGCCATGAATGCATCTTGGGATTCAGCAGACACCACCGAGCTTTGACACCCGCCTCATTGGGCTCCTTCACTGCTTTCCTTAAATACAGACTGCAGTCGGATCGGTCTGAACCCAAAACCTTTGGCGGCGGGTCACGTTTCCTGGAAGTTAAACTGAGTCTTGGATTGTCAAGATTCTGCTTTCTCTCAAGGCTTTTGACAAAACAGCTGTGCAGAAACCATCATAACCCAGCTGCCCCCTTTTACTTTACTGCAATTCCTCATTCCAAGTCCTAGAGGCAACAACTGATGGAGAGACAAAGGAGAGAGTCAGGATAAGGACATAAACTGGTGCAACAGAGAGAAGAAGACAAGTTGACTTCAAGCAGAGCCTCTGTGGGGACAGCTTTATCGAACATAGCTCAGAGATACATATTAAAAACCATTTTCAGTTGCAAATCTAGACCCATAGCAACATCAAACCAAACCCTGCTTGATTAACAACTGCGTAAGAGAAGGGAAACTCTGGGAATGTTAAGCATGACAAGGGGTTTAAGATTCCTGTGTAGGCCTCTGTGGCCTTTGGCCCTTTTCAACCTTCTCACGTCAGTGAAGATGCTGGAATTTGGCGGAGCACCAGGGCAATGGGCACGCTACAGCCGCTGGGAAGCTGGATCGGTAGGCGAGTTGAGCTTCAGCCTCAAGACCAACATTAGCAAAGCCTTGGTGCTCTACCTGGATGATGGAGGCAACTGTGACTTTTTGGAGTTGCTGATTGCAGGCGGGCGCCTCCAGCTGCGCTTCGCCATCCACTGCGCCGAGCCTGCCACTCTGCACATGGAGACACGGATTAACGATGACCATTGGCACATGGTCTTGCTCACTCGAAACTTTCGCGAGACCCTTTTAATGGTGGATGGGGAGACCAAAGTAGCTGAAGTGAAGTCCAAGAGAAAGGAGATGGCAGTGGTCAGTGATCTATTTGTGGGTGGGATCCCACCTGATGTGCGCCTGTCTGCGCTAACGTCCAGCACAGTCAAGTATGAGCCACCATTCCAGGGGTTGATCTCCAATCTGAAGGTGGGGGAGATGCCTCCTACTTTGCTAAATAGCCAGGACATTCATAGCGACCTGGAATACCTCTGTACCAAACAGAACCCATGCTTCAATGGAGGGTTTTGCTCTATTCAGTATGGAGAGGTTCACTGTGACTGCACCCACACCCGATTCAAGGGGAAGTACTGCAAGGAAGGTAAGAAGTCAACACTCACCCTGCTTCTGTCTCATGGACCCTATTAATGAAGGTACTTCACAAAGCTTTGTTCATGATtagttagttccctcccggcagatcccgagcagccgggaaagcaggccgactgggtgactgtgaggaggaagcgtagtcctaaacagaagccccgtatacaccgccaacccgttcacatctctaaccgttttccccactcggcgacacacccactgaggatcaaactctggttattggtgactctgttttgagagatGTGAagctagcgacaccagcaaccatagtcaattgtcttctgggggccacagcaggcgacattgaaagaaatttgaaactgctggctaaggctaaacgtaaatttggtaagattgtaattcatgtcggcagtaatgacacccgtttacgccaatcggaggtcactaaaattaatattgaatcggtgtgtaactttgcaaaaacaatgtcggactctgtagttttctctgggcccctccccaatcggaccgggagtgacatgtttagctgcatgttctccttgaattgctggctgtctgagtggtgtccaaaaaatgaggtggtcttcatagataattggcaaagcttctggggaaaacctggtcttgttaggagagacggcatccatcccactttggatggagcagctctcatttctagaaatctggctaattttcttaa from Thalassophryne amazonica chromosome 23, fThaAma1.1, whole genome shotgun sequence harbors:
- the LOC117505417 gene encoding neurexin-2-like; translated protein: MLSMTRGLRFLCRPLWPLALFNLLTSVKMLEFGGAPGQWARYSRWEAGSVGELSFSLKTNISKALVLYLDDGGNCDFLELLIAGGRLQLRFAIHCAEPATLHMETRINDDHWHMVLLTRNFRETLLMVDGETKVAEVKSKRKEMAVVSDLFVGGIPPDVRLSALTSSTVKYEPPFQGLISNLKVGEMPPTLLNSQDIHSDLEYLCTKQNPCFNGGFCSIQYGEVHCDCTHTRFKGKYCKEAEEYAVEGLAHLTLSSQGDSSQLGKEESVATFKGNEFFCYDLSLTPIQSSTDEITLSFRTLQRNGLMLHTGKSADYVNLSLKSGAVWLVINLGSGAFEALVEPVNGKFNDNAWHDVRVTRNLRQHCRHACVISEEFGELPWCVLDRQASTLRVTPHPPIMQHKNHTPIPPS